A DNA window from Christiangramia salexigens contains the following coding sequences:
- a CDS encoding SDR family oxidoreductase: MSKPESFPDQDQSQPGDEFRMNPEPEIIRKDYKGSEKLLNKAALITGGDSGIGRSAAVHFAREGADIAIVYYEETEDAKLTKELVEKEGRKCLIISGDLKEEDFCIRVIDDVISEFGKIDILVNNAAMQFPKEEVEQVTSEQFDATFRTNLYPYFYLVKAALEHLKKDAVIINTTSVTAYRGSEHLLDYSSTKGAITSFTRSLSKMLVDRGIRVNAVAPGPIWTPLIPSTFDDISDFGQDTPMGRAGQPSEVGPAYVFLASKDSSYMTGQVIHINGGEIVGG, from the coding sequence ATGAGTAAGCCGGAAAGTTTTCCAGATCAGGATCAATCACAACCGGGAGATGAATTCAGGATGAATCCGGAGCCGGAAATAATCAGGAAGGATTATAAAGGCAGTGAAAAGCTGTTGAACAAAGCCGCCTTAATTACCGGAGGTGATAGCGGAATTGGCAGAAGTGCCGCAGTTCATTTTGCACGAGAGGGTGCAGATATTGCAATTGTTTACTACGAAGAGACAGAAGATGCAAAACTTACAAAAGAACTTGTAGAGAAAGAGGGGCGAAAATGCCTGATTATTTCGGGTGATCTGAAAGAAGAGGATTTTTGTATTAGAGTCATAGATGATGTGATCTCAGAATTTGGGAAAATAGATATTCTCGTAAATAATGCAGCCATGCAATTTCCAAAAGAGGAAGTAGAACAGGTAACTTCAGAGCAATTTGATGCCACTTTCAGGACTAATTTATATCCTTATTTCTATTTGGTAAAAGCTGCATTGGAGCATTTAAAAAAAGATGCGGTCATCATTAATACTACGTCTGTTACGGCCTATCGTGGTAGTGAACACTTGCTGGATTACTCCAGCACCAAAGGTGCAATAACAAGTTTTACCCGTTCCCTGTCAAAAATGCTGGTAGACAGAGGTATTAGAGTTAATGCGGTGGCGCCCGGTCCTATCTGGACACCATTGATCCCTTCAACCTTTGATGATATTTCAGACTTTGGTCAGGATACACCAATGGGAAGAGCTGGTCAGCCCAGCGAGGTTGGCCCGGCCTACGTTTTCCTTGCAAGTAAGGACAGTAGTTATATGACGGGGCAGGTGATACATATAAATGGGGGTGAAATAGTAGGAGGTTAA
- a CDS encoding glycerophosphodiester phosphodiesterase has protein sequence MSEFLKIGHRGAKGHLAENTLESIQKAIDLGVDAIEIDVHKCASGELWVFHDFTLDRTTNGSGEIAKRPAEVLKELKVEGYYKIPQLTEVLDLIEGKCDINIELKGLNTAKPVCHEIRQRISTGKWKYSNFLISSFQKNELFEARNTDEEVLLAVLSKASVPEAIELGKRLNAMAIHPSLGIITRDNIKLSQDAGFTVNVWTVNEREDIRRMIEFGVDGIISDYPNRLINPVLGLNP, from the coding sequence ATGAGTGAATTTTTAAAGATAGGCCACCGTGGTGCCAAAGGTCATTTGGCAGAGAATACTCTGGAAAGTATTCAAAAAGCTATAGACCTAGGGGTAGATGCTATAGAAATAGATGTGCATAAATGCGCCAGCGGCGAACTGTGGGTATTCCATGATTTTACCCTGGACAGGACGACTAACGGAAGTGGTGAAATCGCAAAAAGACCTGCTGAGGTATTAAAAGAATTAAAAGTTGAAGGTTATTACAAGATTCCGCAGTTAACCGAAGTTCTTGATCTCATTGAAGGCAAATGTGACATTAATATAGAATTGAAAGGCCTAAACACAGCTAAACCGGTATGTCACGAAATTAGACAAAGAATAAGTACAGGAAAATGGAAGTATTCAAATTTTCTCATTTCCAGTTTTCAAAAAAATGAACTTTTTGAAGCAAGAAATACAGATGAAGAGGTTCTTCTTGCTGTACTTAGCAAGGCCAGTGTGCCTGAAGCCATAGAATTAGGAAAACGGCTGAATGCGATGGCTATTCATCCATCGCTTGGTATTATCACCAGAGATAATATCAAGCTTTCACAAGATGCAGGTTTTACGGTAAATGTGTGGACGGTTAATGAAAGAGAAGATATCAGGCGAATGATAGAATTTGGGGTGGACGGTATCATTTCAGACTACCCAAACCGATTGATCAATCCTGTACTGGGTCTAAACCCCTGA
- a CDS encoding NAD(P)/FAD-dependent oxidoreductase: protein MDQYDIIIVGGGAAGFFTAINAAENKPGQKILILERGKDVLNKVKISGGGRCNVTHAEFIPAELVKRYPRGEKELRGPFHNFMTGDTIEWFEKRGVELKIEEDGRMFPVTDNSQTIIDCFQKECKNLNIEVKTGQSMKSFSQQEDQWIITTNTQQFKADKLMLATGSNPKIWSLLEKMGHSIVNAVPSLFTFNIKDKRIKDLAGVATEAEVKVNGEQLESSGPLLITHWGMSGPAILKLSAWGARELSALNYNFKIRINWLPGSDVNISLEELKAIKRSYPKQQLSTRSQFELPKRLWQSIVTAAKIPSDLKWADLNKEQLLSLAEELSAASYKVEGKSTFKEEFVTAGGIDLKEVDFRTFESKNFPKLYFAGEILNIDAITGGFNFQNAWTGGYLAAKAMS, encoded by the coding sequence TTGGATCAATACGATATTATAATTGTGGGAGGTGGCGCCGCTGGATTTTTCACGGCGATCAATGCAGCCGAAAATAAACCTGGACAAAAGATCCTGATCCTGGAACGTGGGAAAGACGTACTTAACAAGGTGAAAATCTCTGGAGGAGGAAGATGCAATGTCACACATGCAGAATTTATTCCGGCAGAACTTGTTAAACGCTACCCCAGAGGGGAAAAAGAACTCAGGGGTCCGTTCCATAATTTTATGACCGGGGACACTATTGAATGGTTCGAAAAGCGCGGTGTGGAACTCAAAATTGAAGAAGATGGACGCATGTTTCCCGTTACCGATAATTCCCAAACGATCATTGATTGTTTTCAAAAAGAATGCAAGAACCTGAACATTGAGGTTAAGACAGGACAGAGTATGAAAAGTTTCAGTCAGCAGGAAGATCAGTGGATAATAACAACTAACACTCAGCAATTCAAGGCTGATAAATTGATGCTTGCCACAGGCAGCAATCCGAAGATCTGGAGTCTTCTTGAAAAGATGGGGCATTCTATCGTCAACGCGGTCCCTTCACTTTTCACCTTTAACATAAAAGATAAGAGAATCAAAGACCTTGCGGGCGTGGCTACTGAAGCAGAAGTCAAGGTGAACGGAGAGCAACTGGAAAGTTCCGGCCCTCTATTAATCACTCACTGGGGAATGAGTGGCCCAGCCATTTTAAAACTTTCGGCCTGGGGGGCCCGGGAATTAAGTGCCCTTAATTATAATTTCAAAATTAGAATAAACTGGCTGCCGGGGTCTGACGTCAATATAAGTCTGGAAGAACTCAAAGCGATAAAAAGATCTTACCCTAAACAACAGCTTTCTACCAGATCACAATTTGAACTTCCAAAAAGATTATGGCAAAGCATTGTTACTGCCGCTAAAATCCCTAGCGATCTTAAATGGGCAGACCTAAACAAAGAACAACTTTTAAGTTTGGCCGAAGAATTAAGTGCAGCAAGTTATAAGGTAGAAGGAAAAAGCACCTTTAAGGAGGAATTTGTAACGGCAGGAGGCATAGATCTAAAGGAAGTAGATTTCAGAACATTTGAAAGCAAAAATTTTCCTAAGCTATATTTCGCAGGAGAAATATTGAATATTGACGCCATAACCGGCGGATTCAATTTTCAAAATGCATGGACAGGAGGCTATCTGGCAGCAAAGGCTATGAGTTAA
- a CDS encoding TspO/MBR family protein, with protein sequence MTKKLLIRSSFAVAICLVFGFMGAVATQSGLADYYDTLRKPWFEIPEDIFSPVWILMYALLGLAAGKVWSKGFYHKWVKTALLHFLFLLLLNGFWFVLFFALQMPFFALLVIAALFIVILFTIRWFKIINDQAAYLLIPYAIWILFAIALNFEIWRLNS encoded by the coding sequence ATGACTAAAAAACTTTTAATACGAAGTTCTTTTGCAGTCGCTATCTGCCTGGTTTTTGGCTTTATGGGTGCTGTGGCAACTCAAAGCGGGTTGGCAGATTACTATGATACTTTACGTAAGCCTTGGTTCGAAATTCCAGAAGATATTTTTAGTCCGGTTTGGATTCTCATGTATGCCCTCTTAGGTTTGGCTGCAGGTAAGGTATGGTCCAAAGGTTTTTATCATAAATGGGTGAAAACAGCCCTTTTGCATTTCTTATTTCTCTTGCTGTTGAATGGATTTTGGTTCGTATTGTTCTTTGCCTTACAAATGCCGTTTTTTGCGTTGCTGGTTATAGCCGCGCTTTTTATTGTTATTCTGTTTACTATTAGATGGTTTAAGATTATTAATGATCAGGCTGCATACCTTTTGATACCTTATGCAATTTGGATCCTTTTTGCTATTGCCTTGAATTTTGAGATCTGGAGACTTAACTCATAG
- a CDS encoding diphosphomevalonate/mevalonate 3,5-bisphosphate decarboxylase family protein, whose translation MTPKDFIPQEKAQIISAGEFKSESPSNIALVKYWGKKENQIPANPSISFTLDHCKSTTRLKFSQKDENQKDKFSFEFYFEEEKKEDFKPKILKFFERIEQYCPYLKEYHFEISSSNSFPHSSGIASSASGMSAIALCIIQLEEKLYPEKTEEYYKKKASFLARLGSGSACRSLDGGLVVWGEHKGIDASSDYFGIPFPYKVHDIFKTYRDTILLVDKGEKQVSSTVGHNLMHGHPFAEKRFEQAGENLKKLIPVLESGDQEEFIKIVESEALSLHAMMMSSLPYFILIKPNTLEIINKIWEYRQKTNTPVCFTLDAGANVHLLYPEAQESKVLEFIKNELVVYCQNGHYICDRVGSGAKKL comes from the coding sequence ATGACCCCAAAGGATTTTATCCCACAGGAAAAGGCACAAATTATTTCCGCCGGTGAATTTAAATCAGAATCTCCAAGTAATATAGCCCTGGTTAAATATTGGGGCAAGAAAGAGAATCAGATCCCTGCGAACCCGTCTATAAGCTTTACTCTGGACCATTGCAAAAGCACAACCAGACTTAAGTTTTCCCAAAAAGATGAAAACCAGAAGGATAAATTCTCTTTCGAATTCTATTTTGAAGAGGAAAAAAAAGAGGACTTCAAACCTAAGATCCTGAAGTTTTTTGAAAGAATAGAACAATATTGTCCATATCTTAAGGAATATCATTTTGAGATCTCAAGCAGTAATTCATTTCCTCACAGTAGCGGAATTGCTTCTTCTGCTAGCGGTATGAGTGCCATTGCCCTTTGTATCATTCAACTTGAGGAAAAATTATATCCGGAAAAGACTGAAGAATATTATAAGAAAAAAGCTTCGTTTCTTGCCAGACTTGGCTCGGGTAGTGCCTGTAGAAGCCTTGATGGCGGACTCGTTGTTTGGGGAGAACATAAAGGGATTGATGCTTCTTCAGATTACTTTGGAATTCCATTTCCATATAAAGTACATGACATATTCAAGACTTACCGGGACACTATTTTATTGGTAGACAAAGGGGAAAAACAGGTTAGCAGTACAGTAGGCCATAATCTAATGCATGGACACCCCTTTGCTGAAAAGCGGTTTGAACAAGCGGGAGAAAATCTGAAAAAACTTATTCCTGTTCTCGAGTCGGGGGACCAGGAGGAGTTCATTAAGATCGTTGAAAGCGAAGCCCTTAGTCTGCATGCCATGATGATGAGCAGTCTGCCCTATTTCATATTAATCAAGCCAAACACCCTGGAGATCATTAATAAGATCTGGGAATACCGGCAAAAAACCAACACGCCGGTTTGCTTTACTTTGGATGCCGGTGCAAATGTGCATCTGCTTTATCCTGAGGCTCAAGAATCTAAAGTTTTAGAATTCATTAAGAATGAGTTAGTTGTGTATTGCCAAAATGGGCATTATATTTGCGACCGTGTTGGCAGTGGTGCAAAAAAATTGTAA
- a CDS encoding mevalonate kinase family protein, whose product MKGPLFYSKILLFGEYGIIKDSKGLSIPYNFYNGALKLDENPGEEAHKSNNNLKRFAEYLDTLQKDQPQLVQFDLDLLKQDIEKGMYFDSSIPQGYGVGSSGALVAAIYDKYATNKITVLENLTRDKLLKLKKIFGEMESFFHGKSSGLDPLNSYLSIPILINSKENIEPAGIPSQTENGTGAVFLLDSGTTGETGPMVSIFMENMKQEPFRKMLKDQFVKHTDACVDDFLKGDVKSLFTNVKKLSHTVLDNFKPMIPAQFHKLWKKGIDTNDYYLKLCGSGGGGYILGFTEDIEKARKSLKGYNLEVVYNF is encoded by the coding sequence ATGAAAGGACCACTATTTTATTCGAAGATCCTTCTCTTTGGAGAGTATGGAATCATTAAAGATTCCAAAGGATTATCCATTCCTTATAACTTTTATAACGGAGCTCTTAAACTGGATGAAAATCCTGGAGAAGAAGCGCATAAATCAAATAATAATCTAAAACGTTTTGCAGAGTATTTGGATACCCTGCAAAAGGATCAGCCTCAATTGGTTCAGTTTGACCTGGATCTTTTGAAGCAGGATATTGAAAAAGGGATGTATTTTGACTCAAGTATTCCGCAGGGATATGGAGTTGGCAGTAGTGGTGCACTGGTAGCAGCTATATATGATAAATACGCTACAAATAAGATCACGGTATTAGAAAACCTTACCCGTGATAAATTATTGAAACTTAAGAAGATTTTCGGTGAAATGGAATCTTTCTTCCACGGAAAATCTTCAGGACTTGATCCTTTGAATTCTTATTTAAGCATTCCTATTCTCATCAATTCCAAAGAAAATATCGAACCAGCAGGCATTCCTTCACAAACTGAGAACGGCACAGGAGCCGTATTCCTTTTGGATAGCGGAACAACTGGTGAAACCGGACCAATGGTTAGTATTTTCATGGAAAACATGAAACAGGAACCTTTCCGCAAAATGCTTAAGGACCAGTTCGTAAAACATACAGATGCCTGTGTAGATGATTTCCTTAAAGGAGATGTAAAAAGTCTTTTTACAAATGTGAAAAAACTTTCTCACACTGTACTGGATAACTTTAAGCCAATGATCCCGGCACAATTCCACAAACTTTGGAAGAAAGGGATAGACACTAATGATTATTATTTAAAATTATGTGGCTCAGGAGGAGGCGGTTATATTCTCGGTTTTACTGAAGACATTGAGAAAGCCCGTAAATCTCTGAAAGGATACAATTTAGAGGTAGTTTACAACTTCTAA
- a CDS encoding geranylgeranylglycerol-phosphate geranylgeranyltransferase produces MPAIANKRLLLKIFSLFSVVRGYNILVLVIAQYLTSAFILAYDKPLRAIFFDANLFFLILASSSVVASGYIINNFYDSEKDLINRPKKTMLDRVVSQRTKLSVYFILNFASVFFASYVSFKAVVFFSIYIFAIWLYSHRLKKILFLGNLVASILTITPFFVIFVYYKNFETVIFIHAIFLYLMIVMRELVKDLENMQGDLVQNYRTIPLVYGENWSKFFLAVCSFLALLPIFLLISYFEIGYMDLYFYASFLLLVIFMLLIYFSKAKWQYLLLHNILKLIIVAGVFGILLIDLEEVLNRVF; encoded by the coding sequence ATGCCAGCCATAGCAAACAAGCGCCTGCTACTGAAGATATTCAGCTTATTTTCGGTAGTGAGGGGATATAATATTCTTGTCCTAGTCATTGCTCAATACCTTACTTCGGCATTTATCCTCGCCTACGACAAGCCTTTGCGCGCCATATTCTTTGATGCTAACCTGTTTTTTCTCATCCTCGCGTCTTCCAGCGTAGTTGCATCCGGTTATATCATAAATAATTTTTACGATAGCGAAAAAGACCTTATCAACAGACCTAAGAAGACCATGCTGGACCGAGTGGTAAGCCAGCGAACAAAATTATCAGTTTACTTTATTCTAAATTTTGCTTCGGTATTTTTTGCCAGTTACGTGTCTTTTAAAGCCGTGGTATTCTTTTCGATCTATATTTTTGCGATCTGGCTGTATTCCCACCGGTTAAAGAAAATACTCTTTCTGGGAAATCTGGTGGCTTCCATCTTAACCATCACCCCGTTCTTTGTGATATTCGTTTATTACAAGAATTTTGAGACAGTAATTTTTATTCATGCCATCTTTCTTTATCTCATGATCGTAATGCGCGAACTTGTAAAAGATCTGGAAAATATGCAGGGAGATCTGGTGCAGAATTACAGAACTATTCCTCTTGTATATGGAGAAAACTGGAGTAAATTCTTTCTTGCGGTTTGCAGTTTTCTAGCCTTACTTCCAATTTTTCTTCTTATTAGCTATTTCGAGATAGGTTATATGGACCTTTATTTCTATGCCTCGTTCCTATTGCTTGTGATTTTTATGCTTCTGATTTATTTCAGCAAAGCGAAATGGCAATACCTACTGCTTCATAACATCCTCAAACTTATCATTGTAGCCGGGGTTTTCGGCATCCTATTAATCGATCTGGAAGAGGTTCTAAACCGTGTTTTTTAG
- a CDS encoding pseudouridine synthase, with protein sequence MSRNDRSSGGKFSGRQGGGKRKKSYARGNAPIKTNLEKSPLSNTDGIRLNKYIANSGVCSRREADIYIAAGNVTVNGDTITEMGYRVKLEDDVRFDGRRLNPEKPEYLLLNKPKGFFVTGNPEKGGRTVMELLAKATTSKLSPVGKLDNQAKGLLLFTNDGTLAKKLAKPKNGIRQIYHVSLDKNFSQADLDAVKKGVYIEGSKVVVTDISYIDDKPHTEVGIELYSIKEHIVTRIFKSLGYEVDSLDRVVYGGLTKKDLPRGRWRNLTEQEVINLGMH encoded by the coding sequence ATGAGTAGAAACGACAGATCTTCAGGAGGTAAATTCAGCGGAAGACAAGGTGGAGGAAAAAGAAAAAAATCTTACGCCCGCGGTAATGCGCCTATAAAAACAAATTTGGAGAAAAGTCCCCTTTCTAATACAGACGGAATCCGATTGAATAAATACATTGCTAATTCCGGTGTATGTTCACGTCGCGAAGCCGATATCTATATTGCAGCAGGAAATGTTACTGTGAATGGTGATACGATCACAGAAATGGGTTATAGAGTTAAACTCGAGGATGATGTAAGATTTGATGGCCGCAGACTAAACCCAGAAAAACCGGAATACCTGCTTTTAAATAAGCCTAAAGGCTTCTTTGTAACCGGTAATCCTGAAAAAGGAGGAAGAACAGTAATGGAACTTCTCGCCAAAGCCACAACCTCAAAATTAAGTCCGGTTGGAAAATTGGATAACCAGGCAAAAGGCCTATTGTTATTCACCAACGATGGTACACTGGCTAAAAAACTGGCGAAACCTAAGAATGGTATCAGACAGATCTATCATGTAAGCCTGGATAAGAACTTTAGTCAGGCAGACCTGGACGCCGTAAAAAAAGGTGTTTATATTGAAGGCTCTAAAGTAGTGGTGACAGACATTAGTTACATCGATGATAAACCACATACCGAAGTTGGTATTGAGTTATACAGCATCAAAGAACATATCGTAACTCGTATCTTCAAGAGTTTGGGTTATGAAGTGGACAGTTTGGACAGAGTTGTTTATGGTGGTCTTACCAAAAAAGATCTTCCAAGAGGAAGATGGAGAAATCTTACTGAGCAAGAGGTAATTAACCTTGGAATGCATTAG
- a CDS encoding arginine decarboxylase, whose product MNTKYSDLIDQTYYFPQEEFTLDGTQLKFHDIDLMELVKKYGAPLKFTYLPKISHNINRAKGWFKTAIEKHDYKASYNYCYCTKSSHFKHVLDEALKNDIHIETSSAFDINIVESLKKSGKITDDTWVLCNGFKRDQYIENISRLINDGHRNCVPIIDNYEEIDLLSENINGKYQVGIRIASEEEPKFEFYTSRLGIGYKNIVPFYNKQIKDNEQVDLRMLHFFINTGIRDTAYYWNELNKCLKVYISLKKVCPSLDSLNIGGGFPIKNSLAFDYDYQYMVEEIISQIKLTCEEAEVDVPHIFTEFGSFTVGESGGAIYEVLYQKQQNDREKWNMINSSFITTLPDTWAISKKFVMLAVNRWNDEYERVLLGGLTCDSDDYYNSEQHTNAIYLPKFRKEKPLYIGFFNTGAYQDTIGGFGGLQHCLIPQPKHILIDRNAEGEITTQLFSEQQDQKDMLNILGYDQSN is encoded by the coding sequence TTGAATACTAAGTACAGCGACCTAATTGATCAAACCTATTACTTCCCACAGGAAGAATTTACACTAGACGGAACCCAGTTAAAATTTCACGATATCGATCTTATGGAACTCGTAAAAAAATACGGAGCTCCATTAAAGTTCACTTATCTGCCTAAGATCTCGCATAATATCAATCGCGCGAAAGGCTGGTTTAAAACTGCTATAGAAAAACATGATTATAAGGCTTCTTATAATTACTGTTATTGCACCAAGAGCTCTCACTTTAAGCATGTTTTAGACGAGGCTCTTAAGAACGACATCCATATTGAAACCTCTTCTGCCTTTGATATTAATATCGTGGAAAGCCTGAAGAAGTCAGGAAAGATAACAGACGACACCTGGGTGTTATGCAATGGTTTCAAAAGAGACCAGTATATAGAAAATATCAGCAGACTTATAAATGATGGTCACAGGAACTGTGTGCCTATTATAGATAATTACGAAGAAATAGATCTGCTTTCCGAAAATATAAACGGCAAGTATCAGGTAGGGATCAGAATTGCCTCAGAAGAGGAGCCAAAGTTTGAATTCTATACCTCAAGGCTTGGTATTGGCTATAAAAATATTGTGCCTTTCTATAATAAGCAGATTAAGGATAATGAGCAGGTAGACCTTAGAATGCTTCATTTCTTTATCAACACCGGAATTCGTGATACTGCTTATTACTGGAACGAGCTTAACAAATGTCTCAAGGTATACATAAGTCTTAAAAAGGTTTGTCCTAGTCTGGACAGTCTTAATATTGGTGGCGGATTCCCTATTAAGAACTCTCTGGCATTTGATTATGATTATCAATATATGGTTGAAGAGATCATCAGCCAGATCAAGTTGACCTGCGAAGAGGCAGAAGTTGATGTTCCACATATCTTTACAGAATTCGGAAGTTTTACCGTAGGTGAAAGCGGAGGTGCTATCTATGAAGTGCTATATCAAAAACAGCAGAATGACCGTGAAAAGTGGAATATGATCAATTCATCGTTTATTACCACTCTTCCGGATACCTGGGCCATCAGTAAAAAATTCGTCATGCTAGCAGTAAACCGCTGGAATGATGAATATGAAAGGGTACTATTGGGCGGTCTTACGTGTGATAGTGATGATTATTATAATTCTGAACAGCATACCAATGCCATCTATCTCCCAAAATTCCGAAAGGAAAAACCCTTATATATAGGGTTCTTTAATACAGGAGCATATCAGGATACAATTGGTGGCTTCGGCGGTTTACAGCACTGCCTGATCCCGCAGCCAAAACATATTTTGATAGACAGGAATGCTGAAGGTGAAATAACCACCCAGCTGTTCAGTGAACAGCAGGACCAAAAGGATATGCTGAACATACTTGGATATGATCAAAGCAATTAA
- the speB gene encoding agmatinase produces MSKKNYAGIPDKYARIDEAKVVLIPVPYDGTSTWQKGADKGPDAFLNASENMELFDIETRTEVYKKGVYLAPPVTEDSSPEKMVEAVYKTTKNYIKQDKFVTLFGGEHSISIGSIRAFNESFEDLTVVQIDAHADLRPEYEGSKCNHACALHEASKNTNLIQVGIRSMDISELDHMDENQVYFADDLYDDWQDDAIGQMTPNVFITIDLDAFDPSIMPSTGTPEPGGLFWYETLEFLKMMFKKKNVVGFDIVELCPDENEKSSDFLAAKLYYKMLSYKFKYQNYTEEDDE; encoded by the coding sequence ATGAGCAAAAAGAATTATGCCGGGATACCCGATAAATACGCTCGTATAGACGAAGCAAAGGTGGTATTGATTCCTGTTCCCTACGATGGTACCAGTACCTGGCAAAAAGGAGCCGATAAAGGCCCTGATGCATTTTTGAATGCCTCCGAAAACATGGAGTTATTCGATATTGAAACCAGAACCGAAGTTTATAAGAAAGGTGTTTACCTTGCCCCTCCTGTTACCGAAGATTCTTCTCCGGAAAAAATGGTGGAAGCAGTTTACAAAACCACCAAAAACTATATTAAACAGGATAAGTTCGTAACGTTATTTGGTGGTGAACATTCCATTTCTATTGGAAGTATTCGCGCCTTCAATGAATCTTTTGAAGATCTTACCGTGGTACAGATCGATGCTCATGCCGATCTTAGACCTGAATATGAAGGCTCCAAATGCAACCATGCCTGTGCTCTTCATGAAGCCAGTAAGAACACAAACCTAATTCAGGTAGGTATTCGCTCTATGGATATTTCTGAGCTGGATCATATGGACGAAAATCAGGTCTATTTTGCCGATGATCTTTACGACGACTGGCAGGATGATGCTATAGGGCAAATGACGCCAAACGTATTTATAACCATAGATCTGGACGCTTTTGACCCAAGTATAATGCCATCTACAGGTACTCCGGAACCAGGAGGATTATTCTGGTATGAAACCCTGGAATTCCTGAAGATGATGTTCAAAAAGAAAAACGTAGTTGGATTCGATATTGTGGAGCTCTGCCCGGATGAGAATGAAAAATCATCAGATTTTCTTGCAGCCAAGCTTTATTATAAAATGTTGAGCTACAAATTTAAATATCAAAATTACACCGAAGAAGACGATGAGTAA
- a CDS encoding deoxyhypusine synthase family protein, whose translation MSKGSISQFIEKYYLHFNAAALVDAAKDYEKQLEQGSKMLVSMAGAMSTAELGKIFAEMIRQDKVHIISCTGANLEEDVMNLVAHSHYKRVPNYRDLTPQEEWDLLEKGLNRVTDTCIPEEEAFRRIQDHIFKIWKDAEEKGERYFPHEFLHKLLLSGVMEEHYEIDLKDSWMYAAAEKNLPMVVPGWEDSTLGNIFASYVLKGELKASTMKSGIEYMTFLADWYTENSKEGIGFFQIGGGIAGDFPICVVPMLYQDMERTDTPFWSYFCQISDSTTSYGSYSGAVPNEKITWGKLDINTPKHIIESDATIVAPLIFAYLLDM comes from the coding sequence ATGAGTAAAGGAAGTATATCTCAATTTATAGAAAAATATTACCTGCATTTTAATGCTGCTGCACTTGTAGATGCCGCAAAAGACTATGAAAAGCAGTTGGAACAGGGCTCTAAAATGCTCGTTTCAATGGCTGGTGCGATGAGTACTGCCGAGCTTGGAAAGATCTTTGCCGAGATGATAAGACAGGATAAGGTTCATATCATTTCCTGCACCGGAGCCAACCTGGAAGAGGATGTAATGAATCTTGTGGCGCATTCACATTATAAAAGAGTTCCAAACTACAGGGATCTTACACCCCAGGAGGAATGGGATCTTCTTGAAAAAGGTTTGAACCGTGTAACCGATACCTGTATTCCGGAAGAGGAAGCCTTTAGAAGGATTCAGGATCATATTTTCAAGATCTGGAAAGATGCTGAAGAAAAAGGAGAGCGTTACTTCCCTCATGAATTCCTTCATAAACTCCTACTAAGCGGAGTTATGGAAGAACATTATGAGATAGATCTGAAAGATTCATGGATGTATGCGGCAGCCGAAAAGAATCTTCCAATGGTAGTTCCGGGCTGGGAAGACAGTACGCTTGGGAACATCTTTGCTTCTTACGTGCTAAAAGGGGAATTAAAAGCCAGCACTATGAAATCTGGAATTGAATACATGACTTTTCTTGCCGACTGGTATACCGAAAATTCTAAGGAAGGCATCGGATTTTTCCAGATAGGTGGAGGAATTGCAGGGGACTTCCCTATTTGTGTGGTGCCTATGCTCTATCAGGATATGGAAAGAACAGATACTCCTTTCTGGAGCTATTTCTGCCAGATCTCAGATTCCACTACTAGTTATGGATCATACTCTGGAGCGGTTCCAAATGAAAAGATCACCTGGGGTAAACTGGACATAAATACACCAAAACATATCATTGAAAGTGATGCTACTATCGTGGCACCACTCATCTTTGCTTATTTGCTGGATATGTAA